The following DNA comes from Ignavibacteria bacterium.
TATTTATCCCAGCGTGTTTTAGATGCCGTTTTTACACAGGCAAAAAAGGATAAAGGTAAAATACCTGTCACCATCAAAGTTGATGGACACAAATTCAAACAGACGCTTGTTAAATATTCAGGCCACTGGCGATTGTATCTGAATACTCCCATGCGGAAAAAATCCGGCAAAGATACCGGCGATACAGTGACAATAGAAATTGCTTACGACCCGCGCAAAAGAAGCATAGCCCCGCATCCTGGACTTGTAAAAGCTCTAAATGCAAATACAGCCGCTAAACAAAAATTTGATACGCTCTCCCCTTCACTTCAGCTCGAAATAGTCAGGTATATTTCATTTCTTAAAACCGAAGAAAGCATAAAGCGTAACATCAAACGTGCGGTAAATTTTCTGCTGGGCAAAGAAAGATTTATTGGCAGAGACCATCCTTAGTTTAAATACAATAGTCACATAAAATGGATAAAAATTATATAACTGATAAAAATTTTGAAGCGGCTGATTTTACCCGTAAAGTATTCCATCAGGGTATATATGAAACATGCAGGTTTATAAACTGTAATTTTTCCGGCTGCACACTTACCGGCTCTGTGTTTTCGGAGTGTGAATTTTCAGGCTGCGATCTAAGCCTAGCTGTACTGAACGATACAGCCTTCAGGGATTCTGTTTTTATAAACTGTAAATTGCTGGGGCTAAGATTTGATAGCTGCAATGAATTCGGCTTATCCTTTTCTTTTGATAACTGCATCATTAATGACTCTTCATTTTTAGGCATCAAAATTCCTAAAACTATTTTTAAAGATTGCAGGATCCATAATGCTGATTTTACCGAATGCGGACTGAATTCCGCTGTATTTAAAAATTGTGACCTTAAAGGCTCGGTGTTTTACAGAACTGACCTCAAAGGAGCTGATCTTTCATCTTCATTTAATTATTCAATCGATCCCGAAACAAGCAATATTAAAAAAGCAAAATTCTCAATTCCCGCAGTAACCGGGCTGCTTGATAAGTACGATATTAAGATAACATTTTAAAGAACTACTATGCCTCAAATAAAACGAACGGATTCAGCGGATAACGATTTTTTATCACTTGTAAGCTCACTTGATAAAGATCTTGCAGAGCGTGACGGAAAAGAACGTGATTTTTACAACCGGTTCAACAAGCTGGATAAAATTAAGAATGTTATCGTTGTGTATGAAGGTGATATTCCTGCCGGCTGCGGAGCTGTTAAAAGGTATTCAGATGATACAATGGAAGTAAAACGCATGTTCACCCTCCCGCAATTCCGCTCAAAAGGAATAGCCTCGCTTGTGCTTGCTGAGCTTGAAAAGTGGGCAATGGAACTGGGTTATTCAAAATGCATCCTTGAAACCGGTAAACGGCAGCCTGAAGCAATTG
Coding sequences within:
- a CDS encoding DUF1905 domain-containing protein, with the protein product MKKTGPLKFKAKIEIIGVNPFVYLSQRVLDAVFTQAKKDKGKIPVTIKVDGHKFKQTLVKYSGHWRLYLNTPMRKKSGKDTGDTVTIEIAYDPRKRSIAPHPGLVKALNANTAAKQKFDTLSPSLQLEIVRYISFLKTEESIKRNIKRAVNFLLGKERFIGRDHP
- a CDS encoding pentapeptide repeat-containing protein; this translates as MDKNYITDKNFEAADFTRKVFHQGIYETCRFINCNFSGCTLTGSVFSECEFSGCDLSLAVLNDTAFRDSVFINCKLLGLRFDSCNEFGLSFSFDNCIINDSSFLGIKIPKTIFKDCRIHNADFTECGLNSAVFKNCDLKGSVFYRTDLKGADLSSSFNYSIDPETSNIKKAKFSIPAVTGLLDKYDIKITF
- a CDS encoding GNAT family N-acetyltransferase, which translates into the protein MPQIKRTDSADNDFLSLVSSLDKDLAERDGKERDFYNRFNKLDKIKNVIVVYEGDIPAGCGAVKRYSDDTMEVKRMFTLPQFRSKGIASLVLAELEKWAMELGYSKCILETGKRQPEAIALYKKSGYKIIPNYDQYINIANSVCFLKTILPE